The region GGGGCGCTATGACGCGCTCCTCATCAACCCCGCGGCGTACACCCACACGAGCGTGGCGATACGCGACGCGATCGCCTCCGTGCGCATCCCCGCCGTGGAGGTCCACCTCTCCAATATCCACGCCCGCGAGGAGTTCCGCCGCATCTCGCTCATCGCCCCGGTCGCCGTCGGCATGATCTGCGGCTTCGGCCCCGGCAGCTACTACCTCGGCCTTCGGGCCGTCGCCGGGCTGCTCAAGGGGCGCGGGAATGCCGACCGCTGACCGGCTCGTTCGGCTTCGGGCGCTGATGCGCGCGGAGGGGGTCGCCTCCCTCCTCGTCACCGACCTCCCCTCCATCCGCCACCTCGCCGGCTTCACGGGGAGCGCCGCGCGGCTCCTCGTCACGCCGCGGCGGGCCCACCTCGTCACCGATGGCCGCTACCGAATCCAGGCCGCCCGCGAGGCATTCCGGTGCCGCGTCGCCGTCGCCGCTCCCGGGAAGGCGTTCGAGGCGGTCGCCGACGCCCTGCGGCGGGACGGCGTGCGCACACTCTCGTTCGAACCCGACGCCATCACCTACGCCGACTGGCGCGCCCTGGCCCGCGCATGCGGGCGCCGCGTCCGCCTCGCGCCGGCCCCGCCGCTCGCCGCGCGGCTCCGCGCGGTCAAGGACCGCGCCGAGATCGCGCTCCTCCGGCGGCTCGCCCGGATGGCCGACGCGGTCCTGGCCGCCTGCCGCCCGCGCCTGAGGCCCGGGATGACGGAAGGCGAGATCGCCGCCCTTCTGGAGCGGGCGTCGCTCGACGCGGGGGCGGAGGAGGCGGCGTTCCGGCCGATCGTCGCCGCGGGGGCGCACGCGGCGATGCCGCACCACCGCCCGGGGGCCGGGACCGCGCGCCGCGGCGCGCCGCTCCTCATCGACTTCGGAACGAGGATGCGCGGGTACAATTCCGACTTGACGCGCACGTTCCATTTCGGTAAAGTCACCGCACGGTATGAGGGGGTCTACCGGACCGTTCTCGATGCGCAACGCGCTGCCCTGCAGGCAATAAGGCCGGGGGTGCGCGCGGGGGACGTGGACCGGGCGGCGCGCGACGTGATCGCCGCGGCGGGCCACGCCGCCTGCTTCGGGCACAGCCTCGGGCACGGGATAGGCCTCGAGGTCCACGAGGAGCCGCGCCTGGGGCCCGGGGTCGCCACGAAACTCGAGGCGGGGATGGTCTTCACCGTCGAGCCGGGGATCTATCTGCCCGGGTGGGGCGGCGTGCGGATCGAGGATATGGCGGCGGTCACCTCGACCGGCTGCGTCGTGCTCACCGGATCCGCCAGGGAACTGGGAGACAGCGTGCTATGAATATCAAGGAGATCAGGGAGATCGTGGGGATGATGAACGAGAACGAGATCACCGAGTTCGTGATCGAGCGGGAGGGGATCAAGCTGGCGATCCGGAAAAACCCCGGGGCGGGCGCCGCGCCCGCGATCGTCCAGACGGCGATCCCCGCCGCGGCGGCCTCCCCGTCCGCGGCGCCGCCCGCGAAGGAGGAACCCGCGGGGGTCTACATCGTGTCGCCGATGGTGGGCACCTTCTACTCCGCGGCCTCCCCCGACTCCCCCCCGTTCGTCGAGGTCGGCGCCGAGGTGCACGAGGAGACCGTCGTCTGCATCATCGAGGCGATGAAGGTGATGAACGAGATCAAGGCCGAACGGAAGGGGAGGATAGTCGAAATCCTCGCGGAGAACGGGGAGGCCGTCGAGTTCGGGAAGCAGCTCTTCAGGATCGGGTAGGGCGGAGGACGGGGGATGTTCCAGAAGATCCTGGTGGCCAACCGCGGGGAGATCGCCCTGCGCGTCATCCGCGCCTGCAAGGAGCTGGGGGTGCGCACCGTCGCGGTCTACTCCGACGTCGACGTCAACTCCCTGCACGTCCGGATGGCCGACGAGGCGATCTGCATCGGCCCGGCTTCCAGCGCCAAGAGCTACCTCAACATCGCCGCGATCATCAGCGCGGCGGAGATCGCCGACGTGGAGGCGATCCACCCCGGCTACGGTTTTCTCGCGGAGAACCCGCACTTCGCCGAGATCTGCGAGAGCTGCGGCATCCGGTTCATCGGCCCAAAGCCGGAGAATATCCGCCTGATGGGCGACAAGGTGCAGGCGCTGCGCGCCGCGCGGGCGGCGGGGATCGCGATCCTCCCCGGGAGCGAGAGGGCGTTGACCGACCGCGACGAGGCGCTCAAGGTGGCCAGGCGCATCGGCTACCCGGTGATGATCAAGGCGGTGGCCGGCGGCGGGGGGAGGGGGCTGCGGCTCGCCCACAACGATGTGAGTCTGGTCAACGCGTTCTTGACCGCCCAGACCGAGGCGGAGGCCGCCTTCGGGAATCCCGGGGTCTACATCGAGAAGCGCCTCGATCAGCCGCGCCACGTGGAGGTCCAGATCCTCGCCGACGCGCGGGGAACCGTGGTCCACCTGAACGAGCGCGACTGCAGCATCCAGCGGCGGCACCAGAAGCTGATCGAGGAGTCCCCCTCGCCGCGCCTCTCCCCGAAGCTCCGGGCGCGGATGGGGCGGGCCGCGGCGCGCCTGGCCGAGTCGATCGGCTACGTGAACGCCGGGACGGTGGAGTTTCTGCTCGATCGCAACGACGCCTACTATTTCCTCGAGATGAACACCCGCATCCAGGTCGAGCACCCGGTCACCGAGATCGTGGCGCAGGTCGACATCGTCAAGGAGCAGCTCCGCATCGCCACCGGCGATCCGCTGCGGATCTCGCAGGGCGAAGTCAAGGTTCACGGCCACGCCATCGAATGCCGGATCAACGCCGAGGACTGGGAGCGGGACTTCGCCCCGTGCCCGGGGAGGGTGACCGCCTACCGCGCCCCGGGCGGCCCCGGGGTGCGGGTGGACTCGCACGTCTGCGCCGGGTACGAGATCCCGTCGCAGTACGACTCGATGGTCGCGAAGCTGATCTGCGTCGGGCACACGCGCGAGAGCGCGATCGCCAGGATGCTGCGCGCCCTCGACGAGTACCAGATCGAGGGGGTCAAGACCACGATCCCCTGCCACCGCTTCATCATGAGCGACCCGCGCTTCCGCAAGGGGAGGTACTACACCGATTTCGTGGACGAGCTGATGGAGATCCAGCGGAAGAAACGGGGGTAGCCGCGCAGAGGGGGGTACCCGATGAGATTCGTCCGATCCGCGATACTGGTCGTCTTCACCGCCGCCGCGCTCTCGTTCGGCGCGATCCTGCTCTGGGCGTTTTTCGCCGACGCGGGCCTCGCCCCGATGCCGTTCGACCCGGCGGAGACCGTCGCGGCCCTCTTCCAGACGCCCTGGAACTGGCGCGCGGGGCTCGTCTTCCTGGCGGCGGGGGCGGCGGTCATCCTGCTGAAGATGCGCGAGATGCGCCGGGAGCAGTGCATCGCCTTCGACAACCCCAGCGGCGAGGTGGCGATCTCGATGGACGCGGTCGAGGAGTTCATCCGACGCGTCGGCGCGGGGTTCAACGGCGTCAAGAGCCTCGTGCCGAGGATCCACGCCGAGGCGGAGGGGATCGGCATCGCCGTGCGGATGGACGTCTGGTCGGGGGTCAACATACCCCGGCTGATCGAGGATATGCAGAACGCCATCAAGAACAAGGTCCAGGATTCGCTCGGGGTCAACGTGAGCGGGGTGAGCGTCAGCGTCGGCAGGATACTCGGCGACGCGGCCGAGACGGTCGAGGCCGACGACACGCTGGACTGAATCGGGAGGGGGCGGATGAAGAAGATAGGGATCCTCACCGGCGGGGGCGACTGCCCGGGCCTCAACCCGGTCATCGCGGGCGTCGTGCGCAGGGCGATGCGGGAGGGGTTCGAGGTGGCGGGGATACGCCGCGGCTGGAAGGGGATGCTCGAGTGCGACGAGATCCCGCTCGGGATCGAGGATGTCATCGGCATCGTGCGCGAGGGGGGGACCATCCTCAAGACCTCCCGCACGAACCCGTGCGCCAGCCCCGACCTGATGACGAAGGTCGTGGAGAACTTCCGGAAGATGAAGCTCCACGCCCTGGTCGCCGTCGGCGGGGACGACACGCTGGGGGCGGCGAAGAAGCTCTTCGACGCGGGGCTCTTCACGGTGGGGATCCCCAAGACGATCGACAACGACCTCTCGGGCACGGACCGCACCTTCGGCTTCGACACGGCCGTCAACACGGCGATGGAGGCGTGCGACCGTCTCGCCACGACGGCGGAGTCGCACGAGCGCGTGATGGTCGTCGAGATCATGGGCCGGCACGCGGGCTGGATGGCCCTCTGGGCCGGCCTCGCGGGCGGGGCGGCGTACATCCTCATCCCGGAGGCCAAAACCGACCTCGACGACCTCTGCCGCGTCCTGCGGGAGCGCCACGAGACCCGCTGCGACTTCAGCATCGTGGCCGTGGCGGAGGGGGCGGACCTCGGCGGCGACATGCATCTCCAGTGCGGCGAGAAGGACGCGTTCGGGCACGTTCGCCTCGGCGGCATCGGGGAACGGCTCGCCGCGGAGATCCAGAAGCGGACCGGCTACGAGACGCGGCACGTCGTCCTCGGACACCTCCAACGGGGCGGGAGGCCGACGGCGCTCGACCGGTTCATCGGCCTCCGGTTCGGGGCGCACGCGGTCGAGCTGGTCAAGGAGGGGCGGTTCGGCAGGATGGTCAGCCTCCAGGGGAACACGGTGACCTCCGTCCCCCTGGCGGACGCCGTGTCGAGATTGAAGACGGTGCCGCGGGAGCTCTATGAAGAAGCGCGCCTTTTCTTTGGCTAGCATGCGGGCCCGTGTCGAGGCGGAGCTCGGCGAGTCGGCCGCCCTCCTGCTGCGCCTCTCGAAGGAGGAGAGCGGCGCGCTCTGCCGGATGGCGGGGGCCGTCGCGGACCGTCTCCGGGAGGGGAGGGCGCTCCTCGTCTGCGGCAACGGCGGGAGCGCCGCGGACGCCCAGCACCTCGCCGGGGAGCTCGTCGGGCGGTTCATGCTCGAGCGCGCGCCGCTGCGCTGCCTCGCCCTCTCCTCCGACATCGCGGTCATCACCGCCGTCGGGAACGACTACGGCTTCGCGCACGTCTTCGCGCGGCAGGTCGCCGCGCACGGGCGGGAGGGGGACGTCCTGCTCCTCCTCTCGACGAGCGGGGTCTCGCCGAACCTCCTCGAGGCGGCGCGCGAGGCGCGGCGGAGGGGGATGTGCGTCCTGGCCCTGAGCGGGAGGGACGGGGGGCCGCTCGCCCGGGAGGCGGATCTGTGCATCACGGTCCCCTCGCGTAGTTCTCCGCGCATCCAGGAAGCCCACGCCGCGCTCGGCCACATCCTCTGCGGCCTCGTCGAGCAGGAGCTTTTCGGGAGCTGAGGCCGCGGCTTTGCGCATCCCGTCGGGCTGTGCAGTCCATGAAGACGAAGATCCGATCGAGGCGCGGGATGCGGGCCGAGGCGCGCCGCCTGAAGGCGGCGGGGAGGAAGATCGTCTTCACGAACGGCTGTTTCGACCTTTTGCACCTCGGCCACGCCCGTTACCTGGAAAAGGCCCGGGCGCTCGGCGATGTCCTTATCGTGGGCCTCAACAGCGACCGTTCCGTCCGGAGGCTCAAAGGGGCGGGGAGGCCGCTGGTGCCCGAGGCGGACAGGGCGGAGATGCTCGCCGCGCTCGAGGCGGTGGACTACGTGACGATCTTCGGCGAGGAGACCCCCGCGGCGCTCGTCGCGGAGATCCGGCCCGACGTCATCGTCAAGGGCGGGGACTACCGGCCGGAGGAGGTGGCGGGGGCCGAAACGGTCGCCGCGTCGGGCGGGAGGGTGGCCATCGTCCCGCTGGTGGAGGGGCGCTCCACCACCGGCCTCATCGCGAGGGCCGCGCGCCTCCGCACCCCGGGGAAGAAGCCGGTTCGATGAGACGGCGACCGCGCTCCCTCCCGCCCCGCGGGGCGCACGGTCCGGCGGACCAGAACGCGCGCCGCCCCCGCAACGGCCTCTACCTCGTCCTCGACCGCGATCTCCTCGGCGGCCGCGACGCGGCGGCGCTGCTCGAATCGCTCCTCGCCGCGGGCGTCGAGTGGGTCCAGTACCGCGACAAGCGCTCGGCGGACCGGGAGGTCGCCGCCGAACTGGGGCGGCTGGGGCCCCTCTGCCGCGCGGCGGGGGCGAAACTCATCGTGAACGACCGCGCGGCCCTCGCCGCCGCCGCCTGCGTGGACGGGGTGCATCTGGGCGCGTCGGATATGCCGGTCGTTGATGCGCGGCGGACCCTCGGGCCGGGGAAGCTGATCGGCGGGAGCGTCGACACGGTCGGGGAGGCGCTGCGCGCCGCGGCCGCGGGGGCCGATTATCTGGGCGCGGGGGCGGTCTTTCCGACCGCCACGAAAAAGGACGCGGCGGTCCTGGGTCTGGACGGCCTCGCAAGGATATGCCGGGCGGCGAAGATCCCCGTCGTGGCGATCGGCGGGATCGACCGGACCCGGGTCGCGGCGGCGCTCGCGGCGGGCGCGTCCGGAATCGCCGTCGCCTCCGCGGTGCTGCGCGCCGGCGATCCCGCCGCCGAGGCGCGGCTGCTCATCGAGGAGATCGGGAGGGCGCGGCGGGCGGGGGGGCGATGAAGAGACCGGTCAGGCAGATCGTCGAGGCCAGGAAGGGGAACCTCACCGCCGAGATGCGGGCGGTGGCCCGCCTCGAAAAAGTGGCGCCCGGATTCGTGCTGGAGTCGGTGGCGGCGGGGACCGTCGTGATCCCGCGGAACCGGCGGCACCGGCACGCCGGGCCGTGCGGCATCGGAACGGGCCTCCGGACCAAGGTGAACGCCAACCTCGGCACCTCCGCGGACGTGGCGGGTCTCGGCCTCGAAGTCGCGAAGCTCCGGGCGGCGGTCGGAGCCGGCGCCGACGCGGTGATGGATCTCTCCACCGGCGGCGACCTCGCGGCGATCAGGCGGAAAATCCTCGCCGCCAGCCGCCTGCCCGTCGGCACGGTGCCGGTCTACCAGGCCGCGGTGGGCAGGGCGCGGGCGGGCGGGGGGATCGCCTCGATGACCGAGGACGAGATCTTCGAGGCGATCGAGGAGCACGCCGCGGACGGGGTGGATTTCGTCACCGTCCACTGCGGCGTCACGCGCGCCGCCCTCGACCGTATGCGCCGGCAGGGGCGCCTGATGGACGTGGTGAGCCGCGGGGGCGCGTTCCTCGTGACATGGATGGTCGCCAACGACCGGGAGAACCCGCTCTGGCGCGACTTCGGCCGCCTCGTCGAGATCGCGGCGCGGTACGATCTGGCGCTCAGTCTCGGCGACGCGATGCGGCCCGGATGCATCGCCGATGCCAACGACCGGGCGCAGTTCCAGGAGCTGATCGCGCTCGGGGAGCTGCGGGCGCACGCGCACCGGGAGGGGGTGCAGACGATGATCGAGGGGCCCGGGCATGTGCCGATTCACCAGATCGAGGAGAACGTGAAGCTCGAAAAGGCGCTCTGCGGCGGCGCGCCGTTCTACGTCCTGGGGCCGCTCGTGACGGACGTGGCCCCGGGGTACGACCATATCGCCTGCGCGATCGGCGGCGCCGTCGCCGGGGCGGCAGGAGCGGACTTCCTCTGCTACGTGACCCCCGCCGAGCACCTCGGCCTCCCCGGTCCCGCGGATGTCCGCGAGGGGGTGATCGCCGCCCGGATCGCCGCGCAC is a window of Chlamydiota bacterium DNA encoding:
- the aroQ gene encoding type II 3-dehydroquinate dehydratase, whose amino-acid sequence is MKVLVLHGPNLQLLGAREPETYGETTIEEIDARLRAVAGEEGLEIEIVQSNHEGEIVDLIGRAPGRYDALLINPAAYTHTSVAIRDAIASVRIPAVEVHLSNIHAREEFRRISLIAPVAVGMICGFGPGSYYLGLRAVAGLLKGRGNADR
- a CDS encoding aminopeptidase P family protein — its product is MPTADRLVRLRALMRAEGVASLLVTDLPSIRHLAGFTGSAARLLVTPRRAHLVTDGRYRIQAAREAFRCRVAVAAPGKAFEAVADALRRDGVRTLSFEPDAITYADWRALARACGRRVRLAPAPPLAARLRAVKDRAEIALLRRLARMADAVLAACRPRLRPGMTEGEIAALLERASLDAGAEEAAFRPIVAAGAHAAMPHHRPGAGTARRGAPLLIDFGTRMRGYNSDLTRTFHFGKVTARYEGVYRTVLDAQRAALQAIRPGVRAGDVDRAARDVIAAAGHAACFGHSLGHGIGLEVHEEPRLGPGVATKLEAGMVFTVEPGIYLPGWGGVRIEDMAAVTSTGCVVLTGSARELGDSVL
- the accB gene encoding acetyl-CoA carboxylase biotin carboxyl carrier protein; this translates as MNIKEIREIVGMMNENEITEFVIEREGIKLAIRKNPGAGAAPAIVQTAIPAAAASPSAAPPAKEEPAGVYIVSPMVGTFYSAASPDSPPFVEVGAEVHEETVVCIIEAMKVMNEIKAERKGRIVEILAENGEAVEFGKQLFRIG
- the accC gene encoding acetyl-CoA carboxylase biotin carboxylase subunit; this encodes MFQKILVANRGEIALRVIRACKELGVRTVAVYSDVDVNSLHVRMADEAICIGPASSAKSYLNIAAIISAAEIADVEAIHPGYGFLAENPHFAEICESCGIRFIGPKPENIRLMGDKVQALRAARAAGIAILPGSERALTDRDEALKVARRIGYPVMIKAVAGGGGRGLRLAHNDVSLVNAFLTAQTEAEAAFGNPGVYIEKRLDQPRHVEVQILADARGTVVHLNERDCSIQRRHQKLIEESPSPRLSPKLRARMGRAAARLAESIGYVNAGTVEFLLDRNDAYYFLEMNTRIQVEHPVTEIVAQVDIVKEQLRIATGDPLRISQGEVKVHGHAIECRINAEDWERDFAPCPGRVTAYRAPGGPGVRVDSHVCAGYEIPSQYDSMVAKLICVGHTRESAIARMLRALDEYQIEGVKTTIPCHRFIMSDPRFRKGRYYTDFVDELMEIQRKKRG
- the amaP gene encoding alkaline shock response membrane anchor protein AmaP; amino-acid sequence: MRFVRSAILVVFTAAALSFGAILLWAFFADAGLAPMPFDPAETVAALFQTPWNWRAGLVFLAAGAAVILLKMREMRREQCIAFDNPSGEVAISMDAVEEFIRRVGAGFNGVKSLVPRIHAEAEGIGIAVRMDVWSGVNIPRLIEDMQNAIKNKVQDSLGVNVSGVSVSVGRILGDAAETVEADDTLD
- a CDS encoding 6-phosphofructokinase translates to MKKIGILTGGGDCPGLNPVIAGVVRRAMREGFEVAGIRRGWKGMLECDEIPLGIEDVIGIVREGGTILKTSRTNPCASPDLMTKVVENFRKMKLHALVAVGGDDTLGAAKKLFDAGLFTVGIPKTIDNDLSGTDRTFGFDTAVNTAMEACDRLATTAESHERVMVVEIMGRHAGWMALWAGLAGGAAYILIPEAKTDLDDLCRVLRERHETRCDFSIVAVAEGADLGGDMHLQCGEKDAFGHVRLGGIGERLAAEIQKRTGYETRHVVLGHLQRGGRPTALDRFIGLRFGAHAVELVKEGRFGRMVSLQGNTVTSVPLADAVSRLKTVPRELYEEARLFFG
- a CDS encoding SIS domain-containing protein, translated to MRARVEAELGESAALLLRLSKEESGALCRMAGAVADRLREGRALLVCGNGGSAADAQHLAGELVGRFMLERAPLRCLALSSDIAVITAVGNDYGFAHVFARQVAAHGREGDVLLLLSTSGVSPNLLEAAREARRRGMCVLALSGRDGGPLAREADLCITVPSRSSPRIQEAHAALGHILCGLVEQELFGS
- the rfaE2 gene encoding D-glycero-beta-D-manno-heptose 1-phosphate adenylyltransferase, which gives rise to MKTKIRSRRGMRAEARRLKAAGRKIVFTNGCFDLLHLGHARYLEKARALGDVLIVGLNSDRSVRRLKGAGRPLVPEADRAEMLAALEAVDYVTIFGEETPAALVAEIRPDVIVKGGDYRPEEVAGAETVAASGGRVAIVPLVEGRSTTGLIARAARLRTPGKKPVR
- the thiE gene encoding thiamine phosphate synthase, yielding MRRRPRSLPPRGAHGPADQNARRPRNGLYLVLDRDLLGGRDAAALLESLLAAGVEWVQYRDKRSADREVAAELGRLGPLCRAAGAKLIVNDRAALAAAACVDGVHLGASDMPVVDARRTLGPGKLIGGSVDTVGEALRAAAAGADYLGAGAVFPTATKKDAAVLGLDGLARICRAAKIPVVAIGGIDRTRVAAALAAGASGIAVASAVLRAGDPAAEARLLIEEIGRARRAGGR
- the thiC gene encoding phosphomethylpyrimidine synthase ThiC translates to MKRPVRQIVEARKGNLTAEMRAVARLEKVAPGFVLESVAAGTVVIPRNRRHRHAGPCGIGTGLRTKVNANLGTSADVAGLGLEVAKLRAAVGAGADAVMDLSTGGDLAAIRRKILAASRLPVGTVPVYQAAVGRARAGGGIASMTEDEIFEAIEEHAADGVDFVTVHCGVTRAALDRMRRQGRLMDVVSRGGAFLVTWMVANDRENPLWRDFGRLVEIAARYDLALSLGDAMRPGCIADANDRAQFQELIALGELRAHAHREGVQTMIEGPGHVPIHQIEENVKLEKALCGGAPFYVLGPLVTDVAPGYDHIACAIGGAVAGAAGADFLCYVTPAEHLGLPGPADVREGVIAARIAAHAADLAKGVPGAAQWDLEMARRRKRRDWDGMLRLALDPARARLIRKASPPRLADVCTMCGEFCAIKTVEKYLGKG